A window of Cryptomeria japonica chromosome 3, Sugi_1.0, whole genome shotgun sequence contains these coding sequences:
- the LOC131027933 gene encoding calmodulin-like protein 7, with protein MANLDAIRRIYEIIDGNADGVVSVGEISCFVNRLGIPISEQDITCMFSSLSNDEDKFNCVGFEEFVHLYQSIFSNEDAELEDESKDLMEAFKVFDRNEDGYISSTELQQVLSSLGLIAQGQHCENMICRFDSDCNGVLDFMEFKNMMASKLSS; from the coding sequence ATGGCGAACCTTGATGCGATCAGAAGAATTTATGAAATTATAGATGGCAATGCGGATGGAGTTGTGAGTGTGGGTGAAATCAGTTGTTTCGTAAACAGACTTGGAATACCAATTTCAGAACAAGATATCACATGTATGTTCAGTTCTCTGAGCAATGATGAAGACAAATTTAACTGCGTAGGATTTGAAGAATTTGTGCATTTATATCAGTCAATCTTCAGTAACGAAGACGCGGAATtagaagatgagtcaaaggattTGATGGAAGCTTTCAAAGTTTTTGATCGGAATGAAGATGGATATATCTCTTCCACTGAGCTGCAACAAGTCCTGTCCTCTCTGGGATTGATCGCACAGGGCCAACATTGCGAGAATATGATTTGCAGATTTGATTCAGATTGTAACGGAGTGTTGGATTTCATGGAATTCAAGAATATGATGGCATCGAAACTCTCTTCATGA